From a region of the Triticum aestivum cultivar Chinese Spring chromosome 7D, IWGSC CS RefSeq v2.1, whole genome shotgun sequence genome:
- the LOC123167002 gene encoding endoglucanase 16, translating into MRRSSGAAAWALGVAVAFFLAAEAAGAAPVPHDYEQALRKSLLYFEAQRSGRLPYGQRVAWRDHSGLTDGLEQGVDLVGGYYDAGDHVKFGLPMAFTVTMLSWSLLEYGGDVAAAGELAHALESIKWGTDYFIKAHTKPDELWAEVGDGDTDHYCWQRPEDMTTSRQAYKVDRERPGSDVAGETAAALAAASMAFRETNPHYAHLLLHHAQQLFEFADKYRGKYDSSIAEVKSYYASVSGYHDELLWAALWLHRATGRASYLDYVVDNAHEFGGTGWAITEFSWDVKYAGVQILATRLLLRGEHEERHRATLEGYRAKAEHYVCACMGRNAAAEDNVERSPGGMLYVRQWNNMQYVTSAAYLLSVYSGYLTEAGAGKGAAVTCAGGEASADAGEVFAHARAQVDYVLGSNPRGISYLVGYGAKFPARVHHRAASIVPYKDRKEFIGCAQGFDDWFGRKSANPNVVVGAIVGGPDRHDRFRDDRVNYMQTEACTYNTAPMVGMFAMLNRLARQEGPSPAARRPESSRSTAAAE; encoded by the exons ATGAGGAGGAGCAGCGGCGCCGCGGCGTGGGCTCTTGGCGTGGCCGTGGCCTTCTtcctggcggcggaggcggccggagcGGCGCCCGTGCCGCACGACTACGAGCAGGCGCTGCGCAAGAGCCTGCTCTACTTCGAGGCGCAGCGGTCGGGGCGGCTCCCCTACGGCCAGCGCGTCGCCTGGCGCGACCACTCCGGCCTCACCGACGGCCTCGAGCAAGGA GTGGATTTGGTGGGCGGATACTACGATGCCGGCGACCACGTCAAGTTCGGGCTGCCCATGGCGTTCACGGTGACCATGCTGTCGTGGAGCCTGCTGGAGTACGGCGGCGACGTGGCGGCCgccggcgagctcgcgcacgccctCGAGTCCATCAAGTGGGGCACCGACTACTTCATCAAGGCGCACACCAAGCCCGACGAGCTCTGGGCCGAG GTTGGCGACGGCGACACGGATCACTACTGCTGGCAGCGGCCGGAGGACATGACCACGTCGCGCCAGGCCTACAAGGTCGACCGCGAGCGCCCTGGCTCCGACGTCGCCGGCGAGAccgccgccgccctggccgccgcctccatgGCCTTCCGCGAGACCAACCCGCACTacgcccacctcctcctccaccacgcCCAGCAG CTGTTCGAGTTCGCTGACAAGTACAGAGGCAAGTACGACAGCAGCATCGCCGAGGTGAAGAGCTACTACGCGTCCGTCAGCGGCTACCACGACGAGCTGCTCTGGGCGGCGCTCTGGCTGCACCGCGCCACCGGGCGGGCCAGCTACCTCGACTACGTGGTGGACAACGCGCACGAGTTCGGCGGCACGGGCTGGGCCATCACCGAGTTCAGCTGGGACGTCAAGTACGCCGGCGTCCAGATCCTCGCCACCCGGCTGCTGCTGCGCGGCGAGCACGAGGAGCGCCACCGGGCCACGCTCGAGGGGTACCGCGCCAAGGCGGAGCACTACGTGTGCGCGTGCATGGGCAGGAACGCCGCCGCCGAGGACAACGTGGAGCGCAGCCCCGGCGGGATGCTCTACGTGCGCCAGTGGAACAACATGCAGTACGTCACCAGCGCCGCCTACCTCCTCTCCGTCTACTCGGGCTACCTCACCGAGGCCGGCGCCGGGAAGGGCGCTGCCGTGACGTGCGCAGGCGGCGAGGCATcggccgacgccggcgaggtgttCGCGCACGCCAGGGCGCAGGTGGACTACGTGCTGGGCAGCAACCCGCGCGGGATCAGCTACCTGGTGGGCTACGGCGCCAAGTTCCCGGCGAGGGTGCACCACCGCGCGGCGTCCATCGTGCCGTACAAGGACAGGAAGGAGTTCATCGGGTGCGCGCAGGGGTTCGACGACTGGTTCGGCCGCAAGAGCGCCAACCCCAACGTCGTCGTCGGCGCCATCGTCGGCGGGCCCGACCGCCACGACAGGTTCAGGGACGACAGGGTCAACTACATGCAGACGGAGGCGTGCACCTACAACACCGCCCCCATGGTCGGCATGTTCGCCATGCTCAACCGGTTGGCGCGGCAGGAGGGCCCCTCGCCGGCGGCGCGACGGCCGGAGAGCAGTAGAAGCACTGCGGCGGCGGAGTGA